TCTCCCGCCTCAGGGGGTCCGCGAGTGCCTTTATCTGCTTTGGGTTATTTAGGACCTTTACCGCCTGGGCCTTCAACATCCTCCTAATCTCTCCAACACCTTTAAAACCCTTTATCGAACTGCTTGAGATCAAACATTATTAAATATTTTGAAACGAAACAAATATTAGCATCGATGCAAGGTTTTTAGTCACCGAGGTTGGAGGGAATGGGCATAAGGGTTGCGATAGCTGGAGTGGGAAACTGCGCCTCAGCCCTCGTCCAAGGGGTCGAGTACTACAGGGATGCCCAGAAAGATGTTCCGGGGCTGATGCACGCCTTCTTCGGAAAGTACCATATAAGCGACATAGAGTTCGTCGCTGCCTTCGATGTGAACAGGAGGAAGATAGGAAAGGACCTGAGCGAGGCCATCTTCGAGGAGCCGAACTGTTGCATGAGGTTCTCTGAGGTCCCAAGGCTCGGAGTTGAGGTTCAACCTGGACCCATAATGGATGGAGTAGCCCCTCACATGAGGAATTCCTTTCACGTCTACGAGGAAGCCCACGAGGCCGATGTGGCCAGGATCCTAGAAGAGGCTGGGGCGGATATGCTGGTGAACTTCCTCCCGGTGGGCAGCCATAGGGCGACGAGGTTCTACGCTGAAGAGTGTCTTAAAGCCGGATGCGCCTTCATTAACTGCATCCCCGAGTTCATAGCCAGCGATCCAACCTGGGCCCGAAGGTTTGAGGAGAGGGGCCTCCCCTTAGCTGGGGATGATATTAAGAGCCAGGTTGGCGCCACCATCGTCCACAGGGCCCTCGTCGACCTACTGGCCTCCAGAGGGGTTAAGATCGAGAGGACATATCAACTGAATGTGGGGGGAAACACCGACTTCGAGAATATGCAGTACGTCGAAAGGCTCGAGACAAAGAAGGAGAGTAAGACCGGGGCTGTGGAGAGCCTAATACCCTACAGGGCAGAGGTCTGGGCTGGCCCAAGCGGGTACATAGGCTTCCTAGGGGATCAAAAGGTCTGCTATATCCGCATAGAGGGGAGGAAGTTCGGCGAAACTCCCGTAGAGATAGACCTCAGGCTCTCCGTTCAGGACTCCCCTAACAGCGCGGGTATAGTGATCGACGTGATCAGAGCGACCAAGATAGCCCTAGACCGAGGAATCTCAGGGCCCCTCACAAGCATCTCAGCCTACGCCTTCAAGCACCCACCTGAGCAGGTCCCTGACCACATAGCGAGGGTCTGGGTGGAGGAGTTCATAGAGGGTAAAAGGGAGAGGTGAGGGGCCGAAA
This Candidatus Bathyarchaeota archaeon DNA region includes the following protein-coding sequences:
- a CDS encoding inositol-3-phosphate synthase; this translates as MGIRVAIAGVGNCASALVQGVEYYRDAQKDVPGLMHAFFGKYHISDIEFVAAFDVNRRKIGKDLSEAIFEEPNCCMRFSEVPRLGVEVQPGPIMDGVAPHMRNSFHVYEEAHEADVARILEEAGADMLVNFLPVGSHRATRFYAEECLKAGCAFINCIPEFIASDPTWARRFEERGLPLAGDDIKSQVGATIVHRALVDLLASRGVKIERTYQLNVGGNTDFENMQYVERLETKKESKTGAVESLIPYRAEVWAGPSGYIGFLGDQKVCYIRIEGRKFGETPVEIDLRLSVQDSPNSAGIVIDVIRATKIALDRGISGPLTSISAYAFKHPPEQVPDHIARVWVEEFIEGKRER